The following are encoded in a window of Carassius auratus strain Wakin unplaced genomic scaffold, ASM336829v1 scaf_tig00006772, whole genome shotgun sequence genomic DNA:
- the LOC113071289 gene encoding uncharacterized protein LOC113071289 isoform X1 has translation MSKAGRTDMLTLMAMHWNQQKIYTLAITLTRRYQKTTKALQNQLLNLESLKVELAVTESQLEDWLNEVKEWADTAATTTTNDADALASRIEVLVASIKRRSQRLYKDTDGNKGRARIRRKIREEKGTLTSIVEKYNRMVPNTETLCLETILSGETAWPWQLPHSDSVNFRTKRKAFDIMMSLRRLQEEQKILVAEMNNHWRYLSTRADALRELSCCFAKETIKNSQCGLTEEGLKGLQCIIHRKQRKSEI, from the exons ATGTCCAAAGCAG GGCGCACAGACATGCTGACTCTCATGGCCATGCACTGGAATCAGCAAAAGATCTACACTTTGGCCATCACACTGACCCGCCGATATCAGAAG ACCACAAAAGCTCTGCAAAACCAGTTGCTAAACCTAGAGTCTTTAAAAGTTGAACTGGCAGTGACAGAGAGCCAGTTGGAAGACTGGCTCAACGAAGTAAAGGAGTGGGCAGATA cagcagcaacaacaaccaCAAATGATGCTGATGCCTTGGCCAGCAGAATTGAGGTACTTGTGGCGAGTATCAAGAGACGTTCTCAGCGTCTCTATAAAGATACAGATGGCAACAAAGGTCGTGCCAGGATCCGCcgcaaaatcagggaggagaagGGGACCCTGACATCAATTGTTGAGAAATACAACAGAATGGTtccaaacacagaaactctgtgcTTGGAAACCATTTTGTCTGGTGAGACAGCTTGGCCATGGCAGCTACCACACAGTG ACTCTGTTAATTTTAGGACAAAGAGAAAGGCATTCGACATCATGATGTCATTAAGGAGACTTCAGGAGGAGCAGAAGATTCTTGTTGCAGAGATGAACAACCATTGGAGATATCTTTCAACTCGTGCTGATGCCCTCAGAGAACTGTCCTGCTGCTTTGCCAAGGAGACAATAAAAA ATTCGCAATGTGGCCTAACTGAAGAGGGTTTGAAAGGTCTGCAGTGCATCATCCACAGAAAGCAGCGTAAATCAGAGATATGA
- the LOC113071293 gene encoding pectinesterase inhibitor 10-like: MKPTKESETLFILNLVPLSSQYSSTSLSPPSSTTFPAGLPSESSPPPPPLPCSKLLRQRKKRTKTSVCSAAPSATSVSPPSLIPTDQILSPQSCPPPAASSISQSLRQEGPCVKKRRKGKSRTESPLVALYCVWQNLG; this comes from the exons aTGAAACCCACAAAGGAGTCCGAGACTCTATTTATACTCAACCTTGTTCCTCTGTCTTCCCAATACTCTtcaacctctctctctcctccctcctcTACTACTTTTCCAGCTGGTCTTCCTTCAGAATcttctcctcctccacctccactGCCATGCTCTAAGTTATTGAGACAGaggaagaaaagaacaaaaacctCAGTCTGTTCAGCAGCACCTTCTGCCACCTCTGTCTCTCCTCCGTCTCTTATCCCCACAGATCAGATCTTATCTCCACAGTCTTGTCCTCCACCTGCTGCCTCTTCCATCTCCCAGTCCTTGAGGCAGGAGGGGCCATGTGTGAAGAAGAGAAGAAAGG ggAAAAGCAGAACTGAAAGTCCACTGGTTGCCTTGTACTGTGTG TGGCAAAACTTGGGATGA
- the LOC113071289 gene encoding uncharacterized protein LOC113071289 isoform X2 — protein MSKAGRTDMLTLMAMHWNQQKIYTLAITLTRRYQKTTKALQNQLLNLESLKVELAVTESQLEDWLNEVKEWADTATTTTNDADALASRIEVLVASIKRRSQRLYKDTDGNKGRARIRRKIREEKGTLTSIVEKYNRMVPNTETLCLETILSGETAWPWQLPHSDSVNFRTKRKAFDIMMSLRRLQEEQKILVAEMNNHWRYLSTRADALRELSCCFAKETIKNSQCGLTEEGLKGLQCIIHRKQRKSEI, from the exons ATGTCCAAAGCAG GGCGCACAGACATGCTGACTCTCATGGCCATGCACTGGAATCAGCAAAAGATCTACACTTTGGCCATCACACTGACCCGCCGATATCAGAAG ACCACAAAAGCTCTGCAAAACCAGTTGCTAAACCTAGAGTCTTTAAAAGTTGAACTGGCAGTGACAGAGAGCCAGTTGGAAGACTGGCTCAACGAAGTAAAGGAGTGGGCAGATA cagcaacaacaaccaCAAATGATGCTGATGCCTTGGCCAGCAGAATTGAGGTACTTGTGGCGAGTATCAAGAGACGTTCTCAGCGTCTCTATAAAGATACAGATGGCAACAAAGGTCGTGCCAGGATCCGCcgcaaaatcagggaggagaagGGGACCCTGACATCAATTGTTGAGAAATACAACAGAATGGTtccaaacacagaaactctgtgcTTGGAAACCATTTTGTCTGGTGAGACAGCTTGGCCATGGCAGCTACCACACAGTG ACTCTGTTAATTTTAGGACAAAGAGAAAGGCATTCGACATCATGATGTCATTAAGGAGACTTCAGGAGGAGCAGAAGATTCTTGTTGCAGAGATGAACAACCATTGGAGATATCTTTCAACTCGTGCTGATGCCCTCAGAGAACTGTCCTGCTGCTTTGCCAAGGAGACAATAAAAA ATTCGCAATGTGGCCTAACTGAAGAGGGTTTGAAAGGTCTGCAGTGCATCATCCACAGAAAGCAGCGTAAATCAGAGATATGA